GGACGGACAGTGGGTCACCCTCCGTCCAGCTCGGGAAAGCGACGCGCCGGAAATCACCAAACGGATGGCACGTGTCGTGAAGGAAGGAGTCTATCTGGAAGAAGATCTGGATACGATGCCTTCTGGTGAGGAGCACCGGAAGGAGATTCGTGACATCCAGAAGGACGATGGCATGTATACCGTGGCCGAGGTGAACGGCAAGATCGCTGGCGTCGCAATATTGAAGCGCGGATCGATGGAGATGAGCCGGCACACAGCCAAATTCCGCACTTGGCTGGCACCGGGCTTTCGTGGAATGGGACTGGGGAAAAAACTGATGGAATATACCATCGCATGGGCCAAGGCCAACGGATTGGAAAAAATCAATCTGGACGTGTTTTCCAACAATCAACGGGCGATTAAACTGTACAAAAAGTACGGCTTTCGTAAAGAGGGTCATTTGCGCAAACAATATGTGCTGGAAGGTGAATATGTGGACGAAATCTTCAT
The window above is part of the Polycladomyces subterraneus genome. Proteins encoded here:
- a CDS encoding GNAT family N-acetyltransferase; translated protein: MAMKTETVGKKVERPFRERRLYCTKDGQWVTLRPARESDAPEITKRMARVVKEGVYLEEDLDTMPSGEEHRKEIRDIQKDDGMYTVAEVNGKIAGVAILKRGSMEMSRHTAKFRTWLAPGFRGMGLGKKLMEYTIAWAKANGLEKINLDVFSNNQRAIKLYKKYGFRKEGHLRKQYVLEGEYVDEIFMSLFI